The Cottoperca gobio chromosome 6, fCotGob3.1, whole genome shotgun sequence genome has a segment encoding these proteins:
- the incenp gene encoding inner centromere protein A, which yields MSSILSSIQSLMQMFDGKAKEFTNDIGNVHMVWLEEIQQEANRMFSRDFNAEPELMPKTPSQKKNSRRKRVSLGHQEENQARRRFSKGKRSNLRGNAIVALNFIEEENIPEASTSQADTTAQPKRTTRKNKQTKAEAAEDVIQPHGSCETEEVQNKKPELVEEEEIAKVNNAEDEPDFLCSTAQSPPTLPLPEVVVSISTSDRSSAEMAKNLQSKAPGRTAAKITIAGTAQSSRRSSIRCSLKLRHSLAGLRHSMTQESIRRSSRRSMLKRKVSRMGNSTCSSNVDENSSVDSLEEEDREAMSDAVSADVEETAAAEECMETLELQINQSLHPSAGRVTRSVTANTELSVSTPNKRTVAGNLQMSGRRSRLSSKRKAPDTAEESPTKKPHPPKKSQSAMRPNMRSFLHTVQKNQMLMMTPNSLGRTAVIKSFIKHNTPLKIDSKSSAGIVTKERYKLEALKKKQEQEEERMKKMEEEKKRKQDELKREDERLKRVFEAKVKEEQREVEKKKKIEQKMIQIDEKNDKRHAEEKAKKKVAIKRQEELEVKKKLEEEAKRKKTQQAEEEKWQLELLVKKKAEEEKRQLELVIKKAEEEEQRARKLAEARRALELKREQERERERERLAAAESERVEKEKVLTLQWELERAAREKERRELEEKRRREEQQRLAVQVKAAKEREAAAKKAADAQKAAASLNVTVDIERTVMTTPAGKGGGLNVTVDIEKSPQSYYITPKGGNKPKVTEDYGMDLNSDDSTDDESAPRKAIPSWAESHNLQQIIMKQYFNPPDLDSFFGTIEPPKLENIFYKSKPRYFKRTSSAVWNSPPVGSK from the exons ATTTTCAAAGGGAAAGCGCAGTAACCTTCGCGGCAACGCCATCGTAGCACTGAACTTCATTGAAGAAGAGAACATTCCCGAGGCCTCCACCTCTCAGGCTGACACCACCGCGCAGCCTAAACGCACCACCcgcaagaacaaacaaacaaaggcagAGGCGGCAGAGGATGTGATCCAGCCACATGGCAGCTGTGAAACTGAGGAGGTGCAGAACAAGAAGCCGGAGCTCGTCGAGGAGGAAGAGATTGCCAAAGTGAACAATGCTGAAGACGAGCCGGACTTCCTATGTAGCACCGCCCAGTCTCCACCTACGTTACCCTTGCCCGAGGTTGTTGTCAGCATCTCTACATCAGACAGATCGTCTGCTGAGATGGCTAAAAATCTGCAGAGCAAAGCTCCTGGCCGTACTGCTGCTAAGATCACAATAGCTGGCACAGCTCAAAGCTCACGGCGGAGCTCTATCCGGTGCTCCCTCAAGCTACGTCACTCGCTGGCCGGTCTGCGGCACAGTATGACACAGGAGTCTATTCGCCGCTCCTCCCGCCGTAGCATGCTTAAGAGGAAGGTGTCTCGCATGGGCAATTCCACATGTAGCAGCAACGTTGATG AGAACTCTAGCGTGGACTCTCTTGAGGAAGAGGATAGAGAGGC CATGTCGGATGCTGTAAGTGCAGACGTGGAAGAAACCGCTGCAGCTGAAGAATGTATGGAAACTCTCGAG CTCCAGATTAACCAGAGCTTACATCCATCTGCCGGACGCGTTACTCGCTCTGTGACTGCGAACACTGAACTATCAGTGAGCACTCCCAACAAGAGAACAG tcgCTGGGAATCTACAGATGTCAGGTCGCAG GTCACGCCTGAGTAGCAAACGCAAAGCTCCAGACACTGCAGAGGAAAGTCCCACCAAGAAACCCCATCCTCCTAAGAAAAGTCAAAGT GCGATGAGGCCCAACATGAGATCCTTTCTTCACACTGTGCAGAAGAATCAGATGCTAATGATGACTCCGAATTCCCTCGGCCGGACAGCTGTTATCAAGTCCTTCATTAAACACAACACTCCTCTGAAGATTGATTCCAAG TCGAGCGCTGGTATAGTG aCAAAAGAGCGTTACAAACTGGAAGCACTTAAGAAGAAgcaggagcaagaggaggaaaggatgaagaaaatggaggaggagaagaaaaggaaacaggaCGAACTTAAAAG agaggacgagaggCTGAAAAGAGTGTTTGAGGCCAAAGTTAAAGAAGAGCAGCGggaggtggagaagaagaagaagatcgaGCAAAAAATGATTCAGATTGATGAGAAAAATGATAAG CGCCACGCTGAGGAGAAGGCCAAGAAGAAGGTGGCCATTAAACGTCAAGAGGAGctggaggtgaagaagaagctggaaGAAGAGGCTAAGAGGAAGAAGACTCAGCAAGCA GAGGAAGAGAAGTGGCAGCTGGAGTTACTGGTCAAGAAGAAGGCCGAGGAAGAGAAGCGGCAGCTGGAGTTAGTGATCAAGAAGGCCGAGGAAGAGGAACAGCGAGCTCGTAAACTGGCTGAAGCTCGCCGAGCGCTGGAGctgaagagagagcaggagcgtgagagagagagggagcgactAGCTGCAGCTGAAAG TGAGcgagtggaaaaagaaaaggttcTCACTCTGCAGTGGGAACTGGAGAGAgcagcaagagagaaagagaggagggaactggaggagaaaagaagacGG gaggagcagcagagatTAGCTGTGCAAGTGAAAGCtgcgaaagagagagaagctgcTGCTAAAAAGGCTGCTGATGCACAG AAGGCTGCTGCTAGCTTGAATGTGACTGTGGACATTGAG CGCACTGTAATGACCACGCCTGCAGGAAAAGGTGGAGGCCTCAATGTGACCGTGGATATTGAG AAATCCCCACAATCGTACTACATCACTCCAAAGGGGGGCAACAAGCCCAAAGTTACAGAAGATTATGGGATGGACCTAAACAGTGACGACTCAACTGATGATGAGTCTGCGCCACGGAAAGCTATTCCATCTTGGGCAGAAA GTCACAATCTGCAGCAGATAATCATGAAGCAGTACTTCAACCCTCCTGATTTAGACTCTTTCTTCGGAACAATTGAACCACCAAAACTGGAAAACATCTTTTACAAGAGCAAGCCTCGCTATTTCAAACGCACCAGCTCTGCTGTGTGGAACTCTCCTCCAGTTGGAAGCAAGTAA